GGGCGTGGGGCATCCGTTGATCAAGTCCTTCCGGGTCATCGACGGGAAGCCCACGTTCGAGGATCCGATCCTCGCGGATGGTGATGGCTCCGTGCTCACGACCCGGGCCCTTCCGCCGGCGCCGCTTCACGTGGACCGGCTGGAGACGAAGGCCGACCACGTGGAGATGGTGGGGGACCGGGACGTCCAGGAGGCGGTCGCGCGGTTCCTCGAGGGCGACTGAGGTGCGGGGGCGTCAGTCCCCCTGGATGGCGGCCTGCCAGTCGCCATCCACGGAGATGCCGACGCGCATGCCCATGTAGCTCTTCTCCTTGCGCATGTCCTCGAGCTGCGCGTCCGGGTAGATGCCCTTCAGCAGGGCGAAGTCCGCGTCGGTGGCGCCCTCGCGGAAGGCGGTGGGCCACCAGAAGAGGTCGCCCTCCCGGTAGAAGGGGAGGTCGAGGACCTGGACCAGCCGCGCCAGCACCGGCTGCGGGTCTTCCTTCCACTCCTCCTGGATGCGCCAGGTCGTGGCCATGTCCTGGTCGGGGTCGTGGGAGAAGCGCACGCTCTGGCCCTTCTCGTCGCCCAGCCTCTGCAGCGCCGCGTAGTCGCAGGCCACCGCGGCCGCGACGATGCGCTCGCGCATGGAGGCGACGGCGGGGGGCAGCGGCCTCGCGGGCGGCTTGGGCTTGGGGCTCAGCCTGCTGGCGGAGCAGGTCGCGCCGGCCGGGGCAGGAGGCCGGGGGGCGGGTGGGGCCGGCGGGGCGGGCGGAGGCGTGGCGGGCATGGTCGGGCTCGGGGCAGGGGACGTCGCGGGCGTCCGGGGTGACTCCGTGCAGGCCAGACAGGCGGCGAGAAGACAAGGGGAGAAGAAGGGCACGCGGTTCATGGCCCCGGGTGTAGTCCACCGGGGAGGGCGGGCCGTCAGGCGGGACGCCCCTTTTGTGCAGGAGCCGTCACGCGAGGACCGCCCTCCGGGCGACGGACCTGGATTGCGTGCTTGCGTCGCTCTGGGACTTCGGTTACTCCTCCGGCACCGGAAGCAGTTCTGCGCGATTAGCTCAGCTGGATAGAGCGTTGGCCTCCGGAGCCAAAGGCCGCAGGTTCGAATCCTGCATCGCGCGCTCTCGTAAGTGCCCGGTCTTCCAGGAAAATCTCTCCTGGAAGGCCGGGGCGCCGAGCAGGCAACGAGAAGTTTTCCGGCGTGCTGCCAGTCGCGAAGCTGGGCGCGGACTCGGCACCTGGGTCCCTCTGCCCGCGGCAGGAACTGAGCGGGACAGCTGCTCGAGATCCCGTCGCGGACTTCCGGCAGCGCGTAGGGCTTGCACCGTGCAACCCATGCCGAGTGGGTGAAGTGGGTGCGTGAGCGTCAATTCCAGCGGCCACTTTCGCGCGCTGAGCGCAAGGCGGGCCTGCCACCCACCATCCCGTCGCCCCTGGCCGAGCGCGCGAACCGCGACTGCCCCCCTCTTAGGGGGCTGGCGCTGCTCCCGCTGCGGGTACGTGGCGGAGCCACTGCGCGAGCCCTACGCCACGCCCTGGGACAAGCTGACGGCGGCAGCGCTGGCCTACGTCCTGCGGAGGGCGCCCGTGGCCCGGAGGGCTCAAGACGAAGTGTCGCAAGTGCATTCCGTGCGAACGGTCCCGGCTGAGGCACGGTGAGAGGGGGACCGTCCGGATGGGCTGACACCTGCGCAGCTCCGGCTCCAGCAGCGGGTGAAGGCGCTGGAACTGCTCCGCGAGGGACACCAGAGTGGGTCGAGAGCCTCCTGCATCGTGAGCCGTGACGTCGTGCTCGTGCCACCGCGAGCGCGAGGCCATCCCGTGCCCGGTGCCGCAGAGTCCGGCCGGGGACGCTCCCGCGCGGCTTCTCCCAAGGGCGTCAGGAGTGCGCTCATGTCGTTTCTTGGCGCCAGTTCCCTGTTGGGGAACTGGCGCCAGTGGAGTCACTTTAGCTAGCTGCAGGTACAGGTGTGTTCATCGCGAGAGCAACTGCCAGTGCAGTAGCAGTCCTTCTTGCCATCCCTCGAGGAGCAGCTCCGCCCCTCGCCATCCTCCTCCATTTCATGCTCCGCGAGAGACTGGCTCTGTTCTGAAGGGAGGGCATTCACCAAGCTCTCGTACTCCGGAGTGCCAGGGATGAACGTCTCGACCTTGTCCGAGCCAGGGGAAAACCGCTCAATGATAGAGCCGTCTCCGAGAGCGTCGCTTCCGCAGCCAACGAGTCCTACAACCGCCGCAATGACAATGACTGCCCGGCTGATGTGCATAGGTTTCCTTGGGGTGAGGGGACTACGGCTGATTAATCTCATACTCATGGAAGTCTGTAAATACGTAGTGTTTCGATTGGGCATGGATGGTCAGAATTCGCTCGGGCGCTGGACGAGCGCTGCCCGCGTGCGCCATTGCTGACTTGCTTGCTGTCCGCTTGGCTCCATCGCGCTGGGGTTGGAGGGACTCCTCTGGCGTGCGGGCAGGTAATCCGCTCGAAGGGACGGGAAAGACTTCTTCGTCACGTGGCGGCGGATGGCGGAGAGGGGGGGCATGGTGGCATACGCCGAGAGAGTCCGGGGCTACCCCGCTAAGCAGGGGGTGAACTCGGACATCTTGGGTTGCGATTCTCGGTGCGGCATCGTCGCGGTGCTGCGCGTCAAGATAGCTGTCGCGTGAAAGGGTTCAGCGGATGCGTTTCAGTTCCTGCGCGTCCGGTGAGGAGTTGAGGCGCCAGGTCCCGCTGGCGTCCAGTCGCGCGTGTCGTGGCTCCAGCGCTCGGGGTGACGTGCGCGGGCACGCTGGTACACCGTGTCGAGGGCGGGTCGGCCAAGCGGATCCGCTGAGGGCTACCGCGCGTCGGCGGCCGAGGGCTCGCGCCGCCGGGAGGGAGGCGGATTGCGGTCCATGGTGGCGCTGGCCATGAGCGGGTCGCTGAAGAGGGGCGCCCACTCCTCGATGGATCGGTTGGCGGTGATGACGGTGCTCTTGCGCTCGTAGCGCTGGCGGACGACTTCGTGGAGGTCCATCGGCTCGTCTTGAGTCAGGCCACGCAGGTCGAGGTCATGGATGATGAGCAAGTCAGGGGAGGTGAAGTGCGTGTTCAACGTTGACGGCGCTGCGCAGCAGCAGCCACTGCGTCCTCCGATTCGGAGGTAGAGATGGCGGCACGGAGGCTGTCCATGAGGAAGTTGAGAGAGCTGTTGCGGTCGCGCCTCGCGGCCGCCTTCGCTGCTCACCCCGAGCGCTTCCCCCACGGCCCTCCGAAGCCCCAGGCTCTTCCGCACGCCGTCTGGATGAAAAATCCCGCGCAGCTCCCCAACTCACAGGCGGCTGCGCATCAATCTCTCCGCTTCACTGTCTCATTCACGTTGACAGGTTCCGCTGCTCAGCGAGCGGAGGCGCCAACGATGCTGGTGCTGGGGACGAAAGCGCCCACTCCGCCTGTTCAGGTCTGACGCAACAGTTCATGCGGAGGATACTTGTTGGTCACCTTGACGCTGAATTTCCCCTTGATGTCCTTTCCGTTGAACTCGTAGATCCATTTTCCATATTTCGGAGTCTTCGGAGTTCCATCTGCGATGGTTCTGAGCTGCCTTGTCTTGGTTTTGAGCAGATTCTGGAGTTCGATCATGTCGGAGATGCTGCGGCTCTTCACATTGGTCTCTTCGATTTCTCGCACCTCGGCGCGCAACTCCTTCAGGTACTCACTGGCGAGAATGGCATCCTCCTTCTGCACCAGGGACTTACCCGTTTCATAGTCGAAGGCCAGGGCCCCGGTCCGCGCGGTGAGACGCAACGAAAGCTTCGGCAATTTGCGAGCGAGCTCGCTTCCAAACCGATAGGCAAACGATGATTGTACATCCTTCGTCGTGATTTCTTTGAGGAACTCGTGATTTGTCGAGTAATTCTCGGAGCGAGCCGCATAGCACATTGACAGCAGTATTCGGACCTCCTTGGACCTGGCGCGTATTAGGTTGAAGATGAAATAGGCGAGGCTTCGGTAGTGGATCTGGTGCTCCTGTTTGTGTTGACCTTCGCCCTTGCGTGCATAGCCATTCACTGCGTCATGCGCGTAGCCATGAAGGCAGATCATGATCTGCGGGTAGGTCTCGCAGGCCAGTTTGACTTTGGCCAACTTTTCCGAGCTGAAGTCGGCGGTCCGATTGAAATAGATGAGTTCATTCAGGAGATTATAGACGCGGACGTCCGCTTTCTTCTCCGTCGGGGGGTAGGACTCGAACTTGCCCCGGTCATCCTTATCGACGAGCACCAACTCCGTATCGCGCGAACGAACGGTCGCCGAGTCAAAGGAAGGCGAGGAGAATCCCCCCAGTCCCTTCTTCGAATCGTACTTCCAGTAGGGTTCGAATTTGTCGTGGGCGACGTGCAGAATCGTCGTAGCAACCTTCATGCGGAATCCTCCGGTAGGGCACGCTAACACCCGCCTGGAGACCTCGCGGAGAGCCCCGCAGGTAGTGCTCCGATCTGAAGACGTGCTGCTGCCGCACGAGCGGGACATCAGGTGTCCAGCTGGGCCTGATGGCCAGTGCGGCAGGTCGTAGCCAATGCCCTGGACTACCGGATGGGCAGTGTCATGAAACGTCATTGAAACATCCTTCGGGTGGATGCTCCGGGTGTCAGGAGGGTGCCGTATGGTGCGCGCCGCAACCTGTCCCGCAACACGGAGGTCCACATGCGCTTCATGTCCCTGTGCCTGGGTGCCGTTCCCCTCTTTGTCGCCACGGCGGCGAACGCCCAGACCATCACCCCCATCGAGGGCAGCCGCTCCGTCTCGGCCTCCATCTCCGCGGTGGATGCCGTGACGAACGTCGTCCAGTCGGACTCGCGCGGCACGAACGGCTTCGCGGCGTTCAACGAGAGCCTCTCCTTCCACGCCAACACCCAGTACGAAGGCTCTCGGAGCCGCGTGGACGCCAACGCCTCCGGCACGCAGCAGTCCACGATCACCGCCTCGCGCATCACCGCGTCCGTGTCCACCTCCGCCGAGGGTGTAGCGCTGGACCGCTCCGCGCGCGGCCAGGGCGTTGGCAACGCGGACTTCTACCTCACCTTCGAGGTCAACCGCCGCGCCCGCTATGTCGTCACGGGGAACGCGCAGGCCACCTCGAACGCCAGCAATGGCGGCACCCGCTTCGGTGGGTCCACCGCGCTGCTCTACATCGCCAACCTGGAGAGCGGGATTCCCGTTCTCTCCATCGACATCGGCGACTCGGACTCCGACTCGGTGAGCCGCACCGGCTGGATGCCGGCGGGCCCGTACACGCTCCAGGGGGATGTCTCCGCGCTGGTGGATGCGAATGGCCGGTTCTCCGGGACCGCCTCCGCGTCCTGGGCCCTGGACCTGAAGCTCTTCTGCGCCTCGGATTTTGACGCGAACGGTGTCGTGAACGCAGTCGACAGCACCGCGTTCCTCAGCGCCTGGAGCGCGGGCCTCCTGACCGCGGACATCGACGGCAATGGCGTCATCAACACCGCCGACCGCGACGTCTTTCAGCTCGCGTACGGCAGGGGCTGCTGAGCAGACAGAGCAGGACCTCCTGACCTCGCCGTGAGAGCGCGCGAAGTCGCCGCGAGCGACTTCGCGCGCCACCGTCGATTGACGCCCCGCCGTCCGTCCGGATGGGCTGTCTCGCGAGTCGTTGCACCCTGACATGGTGAAGAAAGCCATTCGAGTGCCCTGTCCACCTCGTCCTGGCTCGGCGTGCCGTGCCGCAAGTCGTTCCTTGGCTTGGCGATGAGCTTGCGCGGGGGGACGGGCTCGAAGGAGGTGCCAGGTGTTGGGAAATATCGCCAAGGCGAAGCGAGAAACTGACGGGCGGAAGACGGTAGAGGGACGGCGAGCCGCACCTCGAGTTTCGCTGAGCCCTCCATGTACGAGTGCGTCGCGGCGACTCCTCCTCAGTGAGGCCTCCCGCCGAAGAGCGCCAGCATGAACAGGCCGATTTTCGGCAGCGGACGCCAAGAGCCTCGGTGGAGCCAAGGATGCCTTGGATTCCAAGGATGCTGGCCGATGTTCTACCCGTCCGGCGCCAGACGCTCGCGTGGGCTGGGAACTCGTTGTGTACGATACGTCCTTCACGGGACATGCACCGATAGCCTGGGAGCACGGATCTTGGATGTTCGGCACCGTTGGATCACCCCGTCGCACCTGAAGCGGGTCTGCGCTGGAGGCTGGGCACTCCCGAGAGGGTTGCGTGTCCGGCTCGAGCGCGCCTTTGGGGCCGAGCTGAGCGGCGTGCGCCTCCACGAGCATCCTCTGGTCGCGGAGCTGGGGGCCGAGGCCGTGTGCTGGGGAGAGCAGATCCTCATCGCTCCAGGGGCACTGGATCTCGACTCGGCTCACGGGACCCGGATCCTCGCGCATGAGCTGGTGCACGTGCTGCAACAGCGTGCAGGCCGCGTACCTCATGGGAACGGTGGGGCCGGGCTGCTCGTGGATGCGGCCCTGGAAGCGGAGGCCGAAGCCCTGGCGGTGCGGGCCCTCTCGGGGGCGTGTGCGCGCCTCGCGGCTCCGGGGGCAGCCTGGGGACGAAGGGCTTCGCCCACCCCCGCGCTTCAGGCGTACCACGTCATCCCGAACGCCCAGTTCGGGGCCCAGCACGTCAATCTCCACAACGCGACGTTCGAGACGCAGCGGGACGGAGTGCGACCCCACCCCTTCCCGAAGACGCACGGGGACAGCTTCCTCATCGACGCAGGGACGGCGAACGTCATGGTGCGGCCGCACCCGCAAGTCACGCTCCGGGTCTCGGACGACAACGAACTCGCCATCGAGGACACCGACCCCCACCACGCGCAGGCCAAGTACTTCTTCGCCACGGACAGCGCCATCGGCCGGTGCAACCGCGCGTTGAGGTCCGCGGGCTCCAGCTATCGGATCGCCAAGGTCCCCGGTCCGCGCTATCTCGAAATCGGCCCCCCCGCGCAGCCGGGCTGCCTGCCCTTTCTGTCCGGCCCGGGGCCCAGGCGACTGTTCCAGGTGGCGATGTCCGAGGGTGGGCAGATCGAGCCCGCCGTCTCGCAGAACTGCAATGAGATCTCCGGCAAGGTGATGGGAGAGCAGCAGGACGCGCAGCGCACCGTGAGGTTCAACCCGTCCGGCAATCAGCTCTTCCTCAATCTGCCGCGCTGGCAGCTCGGAGGGTGGGCCCATGCCTATGCGGCCCATGGCGACATTCCCTTCAGGCTGGCGGTACTCATCACCACGTTCCTCTTCCATGGACAAGGAGAGGGACCCAATGCCGCCGCGGCCCGGCAACGCGCGGTCAACGATTACCAGGTGGGATTGCAGAACGCGCTGGTGGGGGCGAATACCCCCAATGCCCAGATGGCGGCGCTCGCGGGCTACTATGGCCCTATCGGTCGCGACTATGGCCGGCTGGTGAACCGGGTCCGCGCCCAGGCTCCCATGACGCTCAACGGCGTGAACCTCAACGGGCCCACGCTCGGCACGCGTTACGAGCAGCTCCTCTTTCGTCTGGGCCTCAATGCCTATGCGGACCCACGGGTGGGCGATGCGTTCCAGACGTACTCCGTGGGCGCCATGGAGCGCTATCAGGACGCCCAGCACCGCAACTGGATGCGGATGCGGGACGAGGTGGCTCCCCGCCCGGCGGCGCTTGTTCCTCCGCCTGTCTACAGTGCACCGGTGTGGGAATATCACTGGGGTGGGGTGGTCGCGGAGAGCGGAGCGGACCGCATCACCTTCGAGAACTACGCCCGCAACTACGAAGACCGCGATGGTCCCCAACTCCATGGCAGCGAATTCCGCTCGTTCTTCCAGATGACCCGTGTGCCCACCCAGCTCAATGATCCGTTGATCGCCCAGTCCTGGCACGAAAGCTGTTACGCCCACGGCTTCGCCAACGCCCTGACGATGACTGTCTCCAAGGTCAATCGCTGTGGGCGCTAGATCGCAGCTCACCGCCGACGATTCAGGATGAGGACATCCACCGCGCGCCGGGTTCTCTCTTTCGCGGCAACCTGGTACAGCCGCGGGGGGGCGGGCGCAACCGCGCAGGCGACAACAGCTCCGACCGCCCAGCGCACTCAGCCACAACCATCGACGCCATCGATTTCCGCCCCGGTCATGTCAATCCACCCCATCTGTCCCTTGGCGTCCTTCACCCGGACGTACCAACGGTTCTCTGGGTATGACTCGGCGACTGCTGTCGGTTTGCCTTCGGCCTTGATGGAGATGCTGGGGGTGTTGACATTCCAGAATGGCTCGACATCGCGGATGACCCTGCCCTTGAACCAGATGTCGAAGGCGTTTTCGCCATTGAAGCGCAGCAGGTAGAGCCGGTCTCCCTTCTGCGCCGTCTCGACTGGACCGTACTTCTCGAAGCCGATGATGGGGCGGAACTTCGT
This portion of the Corallococcus silvisoli genome encodes:
- a CDS encoding ATP-binding protein — translated: MRKSLGLRRAVGEALGVSSEGGREARPQQLSQLPHGQPPCRHLYLRIGGRSGCCCAAPSTLNTHFTSPDLLIIHDLDLRGLTQDEPMDLHEVVRQRYERKSTVITANRSIEEWAPLFSDPLMASATMDRNPPPSRRREPSAADAR
- a CDS encoding GC-type dockerin domain-anchored protein, giving the protein MRFMSLCLGAVPLFVATAANAQTITPIEGSRSVSASISAVDAVTNVVQSDSRGTNGFAAFNESLSFHANTQYEGSRSRVDANASGTQQSTITASRITASVSTSAEGVALDRSARGQGVGNADFYLTFEVNRRARYVVTGNAQATSNASNGGTRFGGSTALLYIANLESGIPVLSIDIGDSDSDSVSRTGWMPAGPYTLQGDVSALVDANGRFSGTASASWALDLKLFCASDFDANGVVNAVDSTAFLSAWSAGLLTADIDGNGVINTADRDVFQLAYGRGC
- a CDS encoding eCIS core domain-containing protein, with amino-acid sequence MRVRLERAFGAELSGVRLHEHPLVAELGAEAVCWGEQILIAPGALDLDSAHGTRILAHELVHVLQQRAGRVPHGNGGAGLLVDAALEAEAEALAVRALSGACARLAAPGAAWGRRASPTPALQAYHVIPNAQFGAQHVNLHNATFETQRDGVRPHPFPKTHGDSFLIDAGTANVMVRPHPQVTLRVSDDNELAIEDTDPHHAQAKYFFATDSAIGRCNRALRSAGSSYRIAKVPGPRYLEIGPPAQPGCLPFLSGPGPRRLFQVAMSEGGQIEPAVSQNCNEISGKVMGEQQDAQRTVRFNPSGNQLFLNLPRWQLGGWAHAYAAHGDIPFRLAVLITTFLFHGQGEGPNAAAARQRAVNDYQVGLQNALVGANTPNAQMAALAGYYGPIGRDYGRLVNRVRAQAPMTLNGVNLNGPTLGTRYEQLLFRLGLNAYADPRVGDAFQTYSVGAMERYQDAQHRNWMRMRDEVAPRPAALVPPPVYSAPVWEYHWGGVVAESGADRITFENYARNYEDRDGPQLHGSEFRSFFQMTRVPTQLNDPLIAQSWHESCYAHGFANALTMTVSKVNRCGR